The Mesobacillus jeotgali genome window below encodes:
- a CDS encoding DUF421 domain-containing protein: MNQLELLLRIAIGFIVLFSMARWSGIKEISQMTFFNLVSAIAFGSIAAALVVNPSVSITNGIIALLGWAVFTVLTDQIHLKSKKVRKLLMGDPVIVVKKGKIMEDALRQTRLDIDTLQAMLREKSIFSMNDVDYAIFETDGKLSVLKKDSKQTVTKSDLQITMSTDKLVPLSTELVSDGQVNAQNLSKMKKDQSWLETQLQQAGVQSVEDVFYAELQPDGNLYIDKRDDLLH, translated from the coding sequence TTGAATCAGTTAGAATTATTGCTCAGAATCGCAATTGGCTTTATTGTCTTATTTTCCATGGCACGATGGTCTGGCATAAAAGAAATCAGCCAAATGACGTTTTTCAACCTGGTATCTGCTATCGCATTTGGGTCTATAGCTGCTGCACTTGTAGTCAATCCGAGCGTAAGTATAACAAATGGAATTATTGCGTTACTAGGATGGGCCGTTTTTACAGTTTTAACCGATCAAATTCATCTAAAATCCAAAAAAGTCCGGAAGCTGCTGATGGGCGACCCGGTGATTGTTGTGAAAAAAGGAAAGATAATGGAGGATGCTCTCAGGCAGACGCGTCTTGACATAGACACTCTACAAGCGATGCTCCGTGAGAAGAGCATTTTTTCCATGAATGATGTCGATTATGCCATTTTTGAAACAGATGGAAAACTTTCTGTCTTGAAAAAGGATAGCAAACAGACCGTTACAAAAAGTGACTTGCAAATAACGATGTCTACCGATAAACTTGTCCCGCTATCAACAGAATTGGTATCTGATGGACAAGTGAATGCCCAAAATCTCTCAAAGATGAAGAAGGATCAAAGCTGGCTGGAGACGCAGCTGCAACAGGCCGGTGTCCAATCAGTAGAGGATGTCTTTTATGCAGAACTACAGCCTGATGGGAATTTGTATATTGATAAAAGAGATGATCTGTTGCATTAA
- a CDS encoding cold-shock protein gives MEQGTVKWFNAEKGFGFIEREGGDDVFVHFSAIQSEGFKSLDEGQKVSFDVEQGARGPQAANVTKL, from the coding sequence ATGGAACAAGGTACAGTAAAATGGTTTAACGCAGAAAAAGGTTTTGGATTCATCGAGCGCGAAGGTGGAGACGACGTATTCGTACACTTCTCTGCTATCCAATCTGAAGGTTTCAAATCATTAGACGAAGGTCAAAAAGTATCTTTCGACGTTGAGCAAGGCGCTCGCGGACCACAAGCTGCTAACGTAACAAAACTATAA
- a CDS encoding PspC domain-containing protein, producing the protein MIKKMKKSSTDKSISGVCGGIAEYFGISSFAVRLLFLLLPGVNILIYLTLTNTMADQPPSLY; encoded by the coding sequence TTGATTAAAAAAATGAAAAAGTCTTCAACAGACAAGTCTATAAGTGGTGTTTGTGGAGGCATTGCTGAGTATTTTGGCATATCCTCTTTTGCGGTGAGACTATTATTTTTATTATTACCTGGCGTAAACATTCTAATCTATTTAACTCTAACTAATACGATGGCTGATCAGCCCCCGTCTTTATATTAA
- a CDS encoding biotin transporter BioY: MKFKALDLTLASMFVGLMAIGANITSFVPFMVVGGVPITLQTFFAILAGTILGSRLGAISMTVYALVGLVGVPIFAKFGAGFSTIISPTFGFILSFILTAYAVGKVVEKNRTLSAFVIASLIGLVINYVFGTNWMYFAYKFWAAAPEGFTYTMAWLWMVAPLPKDIILAVFAGMMGHRLEKTVLSKGSFKHLRKAA; encoded by the coding sequence ATGAAGTTCAAAGCATTAGATTTAACTCTGGCATCTATGTTTGTCGGCCTGATGGCTATTGGAGCAAATATTACCTCTTTTGTTCCGTTCATGGTCGTTGGGGGTGTACCGATCACACTGCAAACCTTCTTTGCCATATTAGCTGGGACCATCCTCGGCAGCAGATTAGGAGCGATTTCAATGACTGTCTACGCATTAGTAGGATTAGTAGGCGTCCCAATCTTCGCTAAATTTGGAGCTGGTTTTTCTACTATTATCAGTCCAACATTCGGATTTATTCTTTCTTTCATTTTAACCGCTTATGCCGTAGGCAAAGTCGTCGAAAAGAACAGGACTCTTTCTGCTTTTGTTATTGCTTCATTAATCGGTCTCGTCATCAATTATGTATTCGGGACAAATTGGATGTATTTTGCCTATAAATTTTGGGCAGCTGCTCCTGAAGGATTTACCTATACAATGGCATGGCTTTGGATGGTTGCCCCGCTTCCAAAAGATATTATCCTTGCCGTATTCGCTGGCATGATGGGCCACAGACTGGAAAAAACGGTCCTATCCAAAGGCAGCTTCAAACACTTAAGAAAAGCTGCTTAG
- a CDS encoding alpha/beta hydrolase codes for MKKKLIWIGTGTVMAIFILLIAAGNYFYNVAINRGEESVDLHGGGKSVTAAKLLSEEEEQRKLEEITDWTAKQDFELVEIESEDGLKLKARFLKNDTPSGKAVILAHGYKGNSEQMPGITKFYYEQGYDILKPDARGHGLSEGDYIGYGWHDRRDYVRWSSFLAEEAGAESIFLHGFSMGAATVLMASGEKLPEQVKGIIADSGYTTVLEELSHQLKYLYKLPSFPVMQITSVITKIRADYTFAEASAIDSVAKNKLPLLIIHGDQDALVPTEMGKRLFEEANSEKELWIVPGAGHTEAYTIAEDEYQEKLKAFWKKAIGN; via the coding sequence GTGAAGAAAAAGCTAATATGGATAGGGACTGGAACGGTTATGGCGATTTTCATTCTATTGATTGCAGCTGGCAATTACTTTTATAATGTGGCCATCAATCGTGGTGAGGAATCTGTTGACCTTCATGGTGGCGGGAAAAGTGTCACGGCTGCCAAACTGTTAAGTGAAGAGGAGGAGCAGAGGAAGCTGGAGGAAATCACCGACTGGACTGCAAAACAGGATTTTGAGCTGGTAGAAATAGAATCAGAAGACGGACTAAAGCTGAAGGCACGTTTTTTAAAGAATGACACCCCATCAGGTAAAGCAGTGATTCTTGCCCATGGATATAAAGGAAACAGTGAGCAAATGCCTGGGATCACGAAGTTTTATTATGAGCAGGGGTATGATATTCTTAAGCCTGATGCGAGGGGACACGGTCTTAGCGAAGGTGATTATATAGGGTATGGCTGGCATGATCGCAGAGATTATGTTCGATGGTCAAGTTTTTTAGCTGAAGAAGCTGGAGCAGAATCAATTTTCTTGCATGGCTTCTCCATGGGTGCAGCAACGGTCCTTATGGCGAGCGGCGAAAAACTGCCGGAGCAGGTCAAGGGAATCATTGCTGACAGTGGATATACGACGGTTCTTGAAGAATTAAGCCACCAATTGAAGTATCTGTACAAGCTGCCCTCTTTTCCGGTCATGCAGATTACAAGTGTCATTACGAAGATCAGGGCAGATTATACATTCGCTGAAGCGTCGGCAATTGACAGTGTTGCAAAAAATAAACTCCCGCTACTCATCATTCACGGAGATCAGGATGCACTTGTGCCAACTGAAATGGGAAAACGTTTATTTGAGGAAGCTAATAGCGAGAAAGAACTTTGGATTGTGCCGGGAGCTGGGCACACGGAGGCATATACAATTGCTGAAGATGAATATCAAGAAAAATTAAAGGCGTTCTGGAAAAAAGCCATAGGAAATTAG
- a CDS encoding MBL fold metallo-hydrolase, whose protein sequence is MQSIERIGERFWYMTPVSDTDRPILGIVTGSEKTLMIDAGNSEAHASLFMEMVKEKGVDLPSYVVLTHWHWDHIFGLSALENTLSISSTKTKKEMEKLRPLSWSNEAIDQRVTEGTEIEFCANAIKLEFPDKRDITITLPVMTFEGEVEVDLGGITCFIKHVGGDHADDSVVIYVKEEKILFLADCFYPDIFSEKDNYTVNGIRELLNKLEAFDADHYILSHTGILSKQQFADEVKLLRSIADLTERHKGDSTMIIEQYRNQTCRELTEDELETVHFFVNGYEI, encoded by the coding sequence ATGCAATCAATTGAAAGAATCGGCGAGCGATTTTGGTATATGACGCCGGTTTCTGACACAGACAGGCCAATCCTCGGAATCGTTACAGGCAGCGAAAAAACACTTATGATAGACGCCGGAAATTCTGAGGCACACGCCAGCCTTTTTATGGAAATGGTAAAGGAAAAGGGAGTGGATTTGCCTTCTTATGTAGTTTTGACCCACTGGCATTGGGACCATATTTTCGGCCTGTCGGCGCTGGAAAATACGCTATCCATCTCTTCGACGAAGACTAAGAAAGAAATGGAAAAGCTGCGCCCATTATCCTGGTCCAATGAGGCAATCGATCAAAGGGTCACAGAAGGAACAGAGATTGAATTTTGCGCGAATGCGATAAAACTGGAGTTTCCAGATAAGCGGGACATTACCATCACTCTGCCTGTAATGACTTTCGAAGGTGAAGTTGAGGTCGACCTTGGCGGCATCACATGCTTCATTAAGCATGTGGGTGGCGACCATGCTGATGATTCAGTGGTCATCTATGTCAAAGAGGAAAAGATATTGTTCCTGGCAGACTGCTTTTACCCAGATATTTTTTCAGAAAAAGACAACTATACAGTCAATGGAATCAGGGAATTATTGAATAAACTTGAAGCTTTTGATGCTGACCATTATATTCTGTCGCATACCGGCATCTTGTCTAAGCAACAGTTCGCTGATGAAGTTAAACTCCTTAGGTCTATCGCGGATTTGACTGAAAGGCATAAAGGAGATTCAACAATGATCATCGAGCAATACAGGAACCAAACTTGCAGGGAGCTTACCGAGGACGAACTTGAAACAGTTCATTTTTTCGTCAATGGATATGAAATATAG
- a CDS encoding SRPBCC family protein encodes MPEGKHEIVIDVPIEQVWDFVKDMDNWAPLLPGYISHEKLNEKQSNWTFKETVGVLKKKISLQVSIKEWIEPTRVTFDLKGINENMTGNGYFNAEALDKNRTKMTGYLAMTAEGALAPVMNAVMKTSLPKSGQELTISIAQKLEERKVIR; translated from the coding sequence ATGCCAGAAGGAAAACATGAGATTGTCATTGATGTTCCAATCGAACAGGTCTGGGATTTCGTGAAAGACATGGACAACTGGGCGCCATTGTTGCCCGGATATATCAGCCATGAAAAATTGAACGAAAAACAGTCCAATTGGACATTCAAGGAAACTGTAGGTGTATTGAAGAAAAAAATCAGTTTGCAGGTGAGCATCAAGGAATGGATTGAGCCGACTAGAGTGACATTTGATTTGAAGGGGATTAATGAAAACATGACTGGGAACGGATATTTTAACGCAGAAGCGTTGGACAAAAACCGGACAAAGATGACTGGTTATCTGGCAATGACCGCAGAAGGCGCACTTGCACCGGTCATGAATGCCGTAATGAAGACTTCACTGCCGAAAAGCGGGCAAGAACTGACGATCTCAATCGCACAAAAGCTTGAGGAAAGAAAAGTGATTCGATAA
- a CDS encoding DUF2161 family putative PD-(D/E)XK-type phosphodiesterase, translated as MTKLYEADLYEPIRKHFIKLGYRVNGEVHDCDLTAVKDDNLIIVELKLTLNIDLLLQATRRQRLTDLVYIAIPKPKRITRKRWNDITQLIQRLELGLIIVSFAGNRKKVEFKIHPEPYKRMASKNTRKKAALIKEIEGRSADYNIGGSSKTKIMTAYKENCIQIACYLEKLGQLSPKALVALGTGNKTPLILQKNYYKWFERVERGIYVITEQGRSELKDYPELVEYYLSKLDQES; from the coding sequence ATGACGAAACTTTACGAAGCCGATTTATATGAGCCGATCCGCAAGCATTTTATAAAACTAGGCTATCGTGTCAATGGTGAGGTGCACGATTGCGATTTAACCGCTGTCAAGGATGACAATCTCATAATCGTGGAATTAAAACTAACTCTGAATATCGATCTATTGCTTCAGGCTACTAGAAGGCAGCGCCTGACAGACCTTGTTTATATTGCCATTCCTAAACCAAAAAGGATCACCAGGAAACGCTGGAATGATATCACCCAATTGATCCAAAGGCTTGAACTGGGCCTGATTATCGTATCATTTGCTGGTAACCGGAAAAAAGTTGAATTCAAAATACACCCCGAACCTTATAAACGTATGGCAAGCAAGAATACCAGGAAAAAAGCAGCGCTGATCAAGGAGATAGAAGGAAGAAGCGCCGACTATAATATTGGCGGCAGCAGCAAAACCAAGATCATGACTGCCTACAAAGAAAACTGCATCCAAATTGCCTGTTATCTTGAAAAGCTAGGCCAACTGTCTCCGAAAGCCCTGGTTGCTCTTGGAACAGGAAATAAAACGCCTTTGATTCTTCAGAAAAACTATTATAAATGGTTTGAACGAGTGGAGCGAGGCATTTATGTAATTACAGAGCAAGGAAGGTCCGAACTAAAAGACTACCCAGAACTCGTGGAGTACTATTTAAGTAAACTTGATCAGGAATCCTGA
- a CDS encoding TetR/AcrR family transcriptional regulator, with protein MNDRKRHVIEKAHQLFIEKGFQATSIQDILDYSGISKGTFYNYFSSKNELLMDIFRTAFRKMENERNGMLLGKDPGDAEIFISQIEYHMTANRENKIIPLFEEVFFSGDKELKQFIEVGQLKVLRWFAERLGQITDESTQPYLLDAAIMLNGILLQNIRFHRKATSETSSLQLVVRYSVTRILNMLDELVFSGEQLVPPEIMDKWLPVSNTEELDWRVKVHSIISRMKKLNCTNIDYVRKLNFIEEEILRSSSPRKFLIDSVLQTMTAIDQNEFNVLQAIIDENLLEKA; from the coding sequence ATGAACGACAGAAAAAGGCATGTTATTGAAAAAGCACATCAGCTTTTCATAGAAAAAGGATTCCAGGCTACCTCTATTCAGGATATCCTTGATTACAGCGGAATATCAAAAGGAACCTTCTATAATTATTTCTCATCTAAAAACGAGCTGCTCATGGATATTTTCAGGACAGCTTTCCGCAAGATGGAGAATGAACGGAATGGCATGTTGCTTGGTAAAGATCCTGGAGACGCAGAAATTTTTATCAGTCAAATTGAATACCATATGACAGCTAACCGAGAGAATAAAATCATTCCTCTTTTTGAAGAAGTGTTTTTCTCGGGAGACAAAGAATTGAAGCAATTCATCGAGGTGGGACAATTGAAGGTGTTACGCTGGTTCGCTGAACGCCTGGGACAGATAACTGATGAAAGTACCCAGCCTTATCTTCTCGATGCAGCGATCATGCTTAATGGCATTCTCCTTCAGAACATCAGGTTTCACCGTAAAGCAACCAGCGAAACATCCAGTTTACAGCTTGTTGTACGCTATAGTGTCACTCGAATTCTGAATATGCTGGATGAGCTTGTATTTTCCGGGGAACAATTAGTGCCCCCTGAAATTATGGATAAGTGGCTGCCCGTTTCTAATACAGAGGAGCTTGACTGGAGGGTTAAAGTTCATTCGATTATTTCACGCATGAAGAAGCTTAATTGTACTAACATAGATTATGTAAGGAAGCTTAATTTCATTGAGGAAGAAATCCTTCGTTCATCCTCACCAAGAAAATTCCTGATTGATAGTGTCCTTCAAACAATGACCGCGATTGATCAAAATGAATTTAACGTTTTACAAGCGATAATCGATGAGAATCTACTTGAAAAAGCATAA